The sequence CATATGTCCCAGTTATATCAACAAAGGGCCCCTCTTTGTCAAGCTCTGGCAAAATTTTTGCCTCGAAGACAAATTCGCTTTCAACTGGAACCGGAATTCCATTGAGGTCTACAACCTCTAAGGGCTTTCCAAATGCAATCTCGCTCATAGATGACGCAATGCTGAGCTCACTAACTCCATAAGGCGGGCTTGTCGCTGCCGCTAGGAGGATATGGATTGGATTGCCAACAATTATTCTAACATCAAGCTCTTCACTGTGTTCTGCCTTATCCTTCCACATTGCATACAGATGCCTAGGAACTAATCTAACAGTCCCGGTTTTTTCATCTCTCACCATTGTTCTGTGATATGAAAGGTTTACAAATCCATTCTCATCCTTTGCTATGTAGATCGCCGATGTAAAATACTGCCCCCCATCCTTTGGAAAGTAATGCGGAACCGGCAACTCTTTGAGGGAGAAATCTTTTGTGGAGTTCTTAAAAAATTCAGCAGTTTTTGCCTCTTTATATGGTCTAGGATTCTCTATAGCTTCCATTATGAAATGAATGAGCTCTTCCCTTTTTATGCCGAGGTACCTTGCTATTCTCTCCCGCGTGCTCCATATGTTGCCTGCAACTTCCCATCCATCGACATCTTTAAACAGAACGGGCTTAGTTTTATGCTGAAGAAGATAGCTCGTTATCTCGAACTTTTTACTAACGGGCTTCTCAACGATAATGAGCTCATCATGAAACTGGTTTAATATCTCCTGTATCATGACACCACCCATTCAAACTCTGCTTGTATCGTGATAAACTTTTTGGAGGTTTTCATTTTTTCGTGTCTATTTTTGAATATTTTTCAAAATGATAGAGAAAGAGCTATAAAGGGGGAATTCCAAAAATTTCTTTTGAGTTGCTATGAAGACCGTGGTGTTGAGAATCCCGGATAAATCTGCACTGGTGTATATTGAGAAGGCCGATCCTAAGATATACTTCATGATATACGAGGAGCTAACTTACCGGAAAAGTTTCGGCAAATGGGAGAAGCCTGAGAGCCTATACGACCCTCACACAAAGTCCTTCCCCGTGGGATTAATTCCCCGTGTAAAGAAGCTTTTAAACTCAAAAGGATATAGAATTAGGGTAATTGACGAAAGAAAAATTGAAGGAGTAGAGATAAACGCAACATGGAACGAAGAGTATAAGCTAAGAAAGTATCAAGAAAAAGCCGTTAAAAAAGCATTAAAATCCGGTATGGGAGTCTTAGCGTTACCCGTGGGGAGTGGAAAAACAATAATAGGGCTGAGAATTATCTATGAACTTAACCTATCAGCCCTCGTTGTTGTGCACACCAAGGAACTTCTTTATCAGTGGGCTGAGAATATAAGGCGAGTTCTCGGAATTGAGCCCGGACTTGTAGGGGATAACAACTGGATAGAAAAGCCGGTGACGGTGGCTATGATACAAACCCTTCTCTCTAGGGGGGTTGATAAGCTCCAGCTCCCATATGCGGTGGTTGTATTTGATGAATGCCACAGGACTTCTGCCGCAGAAAAGTTCTATGAACTTGGAATAAGCCTCCCCCAGAGATTTAGGTTTGGTCTCTCTGCAACTCCATGGAGGAGAATTAAAGGAGAAGAGCTAAAGATAGAAGGGGCGATAGGACCAATAATCTATGAAGTTAAAGCCGAAGACCTGATAAAAGAAAAGTTCCTGGCAAAGCCAAGGTTTAAGGTAATTGAATATGAATCCTCCATGCCGCCGTTGGCAGAGCGCTACAAAGAGCTTTATGAAGAAATAATCATGGAAAATGAAGAGAGAAACAAGGCTATAGTTGAGACTGCATATAAGCTTGCGAAACAAGGCCATCGTGTCTTAATAGACGTCAAAAGGATTGAACACGGAAAGATCCTTGTGGAGATGCTTAAGAAGAAGGGCATAAATGCCGAGTTTTTGAGCTCTCAAAGTCCAAACAGGTGGGAGATTTTTGAAAAGTTCAAAAATGGCGAGATTAACGTTTTGGTCTCTACGCTATTGAAAGAAGGGGTAGATATCCCAGAAATTTCCGCTATAATACTAGCTGGCGGAGGGAAGAGCGATATAATGACAATTCAGACAATCGGGAGAGCGCTAAGACCTAAAGGTGGGAGCGGTGCTGTTATAGTTGACGTGAAAGATGAAGATCCACTGCTCTTTACTCACTTCATAGAGAGACAAAAAGCCTTGAGGCAGTACTATGGCAGGTACTATGACAAGGAGCTCGAGAAGCTCATAAAGACGTGAACCAGTCTTCAAAAATGCTCGCTGTTATTAAGTGTTGGGCAAACCTCTCAAAGAATTCTCTTTTTGCCTTTTCAACTGCATAAGGATCTTTTTCAAAGAATATTTCATCGTACTTAACTTCCCACAGGACGAGGTTTTCTGGGGGGGCAGGAGGGAGCTTTTTGTCAACTTCCTCTTCCAGCATTCTTTTCACTTCTTCTATTGAGAGAGCGCCAGAGGCGCAGAGCTTGAGAGCCGTTATAATCCTTCTCACCATTTCCCAGAGAAAGCTCTCCCCCTCAACTTCAACTGTAATTACCTTTCCCCTTTGGAGTACTTCAATCCTGTCTATCTTTCTTATAGGGTTTTTATCCTCCTCAAGCTTAGCAAAGTTTGAGAAGTCGTGAACTCCCACAAAAATTTCAGCACAAGATTTCATTTTCTCAATATCAAACCCCTCATTGAGGAGGTAGTATCTATACACCTTTCCTTTGCTCCAGAATCTTGGATGGAAATCCTCTGGAACCTGTGCCCTCCCTAAAACCCACACATCTCTCAAGTGATGATTCAAAATTCTCGGAGACGTTAGTTCAGGTTTGAAAGTGTTAAACGCAACAACGTTTCCAAAGGCAGAAACCCCTCTGTCAGTCCTTGAAGCCCCCTTAAAGTTGGCATCTTTGGGGTTTTCAATTATTCCGAGCTTAGTTAATACCCTAATTATCTCGGCTTCAACGGTTCTTAAGTTGGGCTGCCTTTGAAAGCCGTAAAACCTCCTCCCGTCGTAGGCAATTTTCAAAGCTACCCTCATGATTGGAAATTTGAGTGGGGCTATAAAAGGGTTGTCCGTCTTATTCTCTTTACAAATATCAAAGTCAATATGTCTATATATTCGAGTTTGTTCCGGAATGTTTTTGGAAATTTGACAACGAAAATAGGATAAAAGCTAAAACCCCTACTCCTTAAAGAAAATTGGGGGTGACAAAATGGTGACTGAGATCGATATAGAGACCATGGAGTGCTTAATCAACTTTGATATCATGTTTACATTTGCAAAGAAATTTCTCCGAGAAGGGAGGTCTTTTTAACTCCCTTTTTAAGAGAAAGGGAAGAAAATCAGAGAAAACTCCCCTTGTAGAAAGGCCTTAGGAAAATCTCAAATGCCGCTATCGGCATCTCTATTCCCCAGTTTTCGAGCACCTGTGGATGGATCTCTCCTATTATCCCAACGCTCTTCCCATCAACTATTATCTCTCCCACTCTACCGGGAATAAAAGAGCCGTGTTCTATTTCTTTGAGCTCGTATTCAGCACCAAGATGGCGCATTAGGCTGTCGAGGATTTCTTTTGCTTCTGTGAAGGTTACTTTGGGATGAGCAAGGGCAACGGCAAGTTTGCTCTCGCTGACAGTCTTTGTTTCTCTGCTTTCGTCTATGAGGGTCACCTTACCAACCTCAAAGATCTTCTGAGGATATTCCTCATGGGTATTCTGGCTTAGGAATTCCATCAGGCTTGGAAGGAGCCATTTTCTCAACGCAGACCATTTCTGGCTTATAGGATTCTCTATCTCCACTATTTCCTCCTCTGAAATGTTCATTTTGTCAAACTGGGCTTCCTTATTCGTGAGGTTGAAGGTCATAACCTCTTGGAGGCCAAAGCCAACCATGAGATCCCTCACAGCGTTTTCAAACTCTATAAAATCGTCTCCCTTCCCTTGAACGGCAAGCTTTGGCTCTTCTGGAACAATGTTGTTGTATCCGTATGCAATGAGGACGTCCTCCAAAACGTCTCTTGCATGCATTATGTCGTCTCTAAATGCTGGATACTTCAGCTTTGCCTTTCCATCAAAGATTTCAACCTCATACATCATGCGCTCAAGTAGGTCTTTTATTTCCTCATCGCTGAGCTCAACTCCCGTAAGTCTTTTGATGTAGCCAAGATCAACTTCGAACTCCTTGGGAGTCAAGTCGGGAGTTTCTATCTCGAAATCCTTGTAAACTACCTTGACGCTCCTTATTTTTCCGCCACGCTCAGCTAAGGCAGTTACAATTACATTCAAAGCAAGCATGATCTTGTTAAGATCCCATCCCGTGATGTCTATGAAGATGCTCTTGGTCTCTTCAGTGACCTTCCCATGGGTTTCGGAGTTTATAACCGGAGGCATTGAGAGAACGTTTCCTTCCCTGTCAACAAGCAATGGATAATAGATCTTTCCTTTAATCAAGTGACCGTATTCCTTCCCCTTTTCGTGCTCCTCAAGTATCTCATCAGCACTCATTTCTCGGTCGCTGTTTAATGGAATAAATCTTATTTTATCTGGCTCAACGGCTTTGTAGTAGAAAGGAGGCTTGAGCTTATCGAAGTCGAACGTTCCTATGGCAACTTCCCTTCTTCTCCTTCCAAAGGTGAGCGCCACTTTCTCCTGAAGCTGGATTATCTGTCTCAAGGCTTCTTCATCAAGTTCAAGGTTCTCAACTATGGCATAAACTCCATAGGGTCTTATATCTTTCAATTTTTCATCAACATAGACAACAACGTCGCTTTTTTCGATTTTATATTTCGGCAATCCCTTTGCCATTCCAAGAGCCCATTTTACCTGTCTCGCTATTCCCTCGGCACTCCACAAATCAGGCCTGTTCGTATCTTTGGCATCTGCTTTGAAGTATATCTTACCTTCGTGCTCCCACACATCGTCAAGCTCGCATTTTGCGTAGAGGAATAAGTCTTCCCACTCTTCGATCGTAAATTCTTTCCCAATTAATCTCTCCAAGTCATGCTTGGCAACATCGAACTTCGGCATATTTACACCTCCACCGGAACAATGTAGATAACCTTTTTAGTTTTGCGAGACATATAGACTTTTCCCTTTTGAAATTTTTAGCGATTATGATCATCTTGCTCTCATGGATTTCTTCTTTGTTATCCAACTAAAAAAGTTTCGTGAAAGTTTATAACAAATTCGTTACTCTTTCCTTTTCCAAATTAATGTACATTAATGTTCTGGACATTACAGTATGGTACCAACTAATAACTGCTCTGATTGATATATTAGCTTTGCTAAAAGAAACATTTTTGTATATTCACCTTTGGTTTAAGAAACGATTTTAAAAAACAATATTTAATATAACATTGAACACATTTGGAGGGATGTACAATGTTGTGGGAATCAAGACTCCCCATAAACCAGGTTTTTGAGTTGAGATGCAGAACCATAGACTACTTCGGTGTTGGTGCTATAAACAAATTCTATGACATTGCAAAGGACTTGAAAGAAAACAGAGACATTGATAAAGTCCTTCTTGTCACAGGTAAGAGCTCATACAAGAAGTGCGGCGCTTGGGACGTTATAAAGCCCGCCCTTGAGAAATACGGCATTGAATACGTTCACTACGACAAGGTTGGCCCGAATCCCACCGTTGACATGATTGACGAAGCTAAGGAGATGGGTGTAGAGTTTGGTGCTCAGGCTGTCATTGGTATTGGCGGAGGAAGTCCAATCGACACTGCAAAGAGTGTCGCAATCCTCTTAGAGTACCCAGACAAAACCGGTAAGGACCTTTATGAATTTAAGTTCAAGCCAACAAAGGCCAAACCTATCATAGCAATAAACACCACACACGGTACCGGTACTGAAGTTGATAGATTTGCTGTCGCATCCATCCTCGAAAAGGAGTACAAGCCAGCCATAGCCTATGACTTCATATACCCACTCTACGCTATCGACGACCCCGCCCTTATGACAAAGCTCCCAGCTAACCAGACGAGATACGTTACAATCGATGCCCTCAACCACGTAAACGAGGCAGCCACAACAAAGGCAACAAACCCATACTCAATTCTCCTTGCGCAAGAGACTGTCAGGTTGATCTCAAAATACCTACCTGCAGCTCTTGCTCACCCAGAGAACCTCCAAGCTAGGTACTACCTCCTCTACGCATCAGCAATAGCTGGTATATCCTTTGACAACGGACTCCTGCACTTCACACACGCTTTGGAGCACCCATTGAGCGCTGTCAAGCCAGATCTCCCACACGGACTTGGCCTTGCAATGCTCCTCCCAGCGGTGGTCAAACACATCTATCCAGCAACAGCTGAAATACTCGCGGAGGTATACAGACCAATAGCCCCGGAGGCGAAGGGATACCCAGGAGAAGCGGAATTCGTTGCAAAGAGAATCGAGCAATGGCTCTTCAGTATAGGAATCAAGGAGAAGCTCACAGACGTTGGATTCGGAGAAGATGACATTGACAAGCTAACAAAGCTTGCGATGGAGACCCCTGGGCTAGACGGTCTCCTAGCAATGGCTCCAGTCGAAGCAAATGAAGACGTAATAAGAGCAATCTACAGAGACTCACTCTATCCACTGAGCGAGTGATTTCTCCTTTCCCAATTTTCATTTTAAAAAATTGGAAAGGCTCTACCAGATTAATTTGGCTTCTCTCAACCACTTTAAGTCATAGCTAAAGAGGTATCTTATGTCGTCTATTCCGAGCTTGAACATAGCTAACCTGTCGATACCGATTCCCCATGCAATTACTGGCACGTCTATTCCAAGCGGTTTTGTCATCTCTTCTCTGAATATTCCCGCTCCCCCGAATTCCACCCATCCGAGCTCTTCGTGATAGGCACTCATTTGAACGCTCGGCTCTGTGAAGGGGTAATAATCCGGAAGGAACTTAACCTTCTTTGCTCCAGCGATTTCAACTGCAAACCTCTTCAAGATTCCGAGGAGGTGTTTGAATGTTAAGCTCTCATCCACAACGAATCCATCAACTTGGTTGAACTCGATTAGATGTGTTCTGTCCAAAACGTCTGGCCTAAAAACTCTTTGAATAGCGAAGTACTTACCCGGTATTTGGACACCTTCGCCAAGCTGTCTTGCACTCAGGGCGGTTGCATGGGCTCTGGGCATTAAAAGCATAGCCATTCTTGGATCCCACTTGTACCCCCATCCTCTTGAACCCGTTGTCCATCCGTGTTCATGAGATGCCCTAACCTTCTCCACAAGCTCCTCATCCGGGAGAGAGCCATATTTTGGATACTTCAGCTGATAAGTATCCGTCCAATCTCTCGCTGGATGATTCTGTGGCTGGAACAAAGCATCAAAGTTCCAGAATTGAGTCTCTATTAGGCTTTCTGCAGTCATCTCAATAAAGCCCATCTCTATAAGTTTTCTCCTTATCTTATCGAGGAAAACCCTATAAGGTTGCTTTTTGCCAGGATAGACTCTCCTCACAGGGGCTTGAATGTTAAAGCGTTTGAACTCAACCTTTCTCCATTCCCCACTCTTTATGAGCTCTGGAGTTAAAACTGAGACCTCTTCCTTGAGCTCAAGACCACTCCCAGCGAGTTTCATCCCTTCCTCTGTGATCTCTACCTCTCTCTCCGCCTTAGTGTCTTCTTCCCCAATTTTTCTGCTCTTCAGCTCCTTAATAGGGATGAGCTTTTCAAGCTCTTTTGCTTCAACTTCCCCTTTTTCTGCAAGGATTTTCAATGCTTTGTCAATTGGTCTCTCCTCAGAAATCGCTGTTCTTCCCTTTTCAGTGACCTCAAGAACGAGCTTTCCATCCTCCTTTCTAACATTCGCCCATCCTTCTCTCCTTAAGATTCCAACGATAGGCTTAAGCTCATCCTCACTCAGTACTTCCTTTAACTCATCAAGAGAAACTTTGCCTCTCTCAACAAGCAGTTTCAAGGCTCTCCTTTCTGGAAGTCCAATTTTTGCATATTTTCTCCCTAGTTCTGTTATTCTTACGATTCTCTTCTGTCTTTCATGGAGCTTTGCAAGCCCCTTGCTCTGGAGCCAGAGAACGGCTCTCATTACCGCTACCTGGTCAAGTCCGGTCTCTTTAACTAGGTCTTCAAATTTCGCCTTTTTTAAATCCCTGAGCTTGATGAGAGTTAATTTTTCTTGATAGCTTAATTCCATTATCAACCCCCCGAAAGAAGTCTCACAAGACTTACTTAAAAATTGCGGTGGTAAAGATAAAAGGGTTAGAAGAGTCAGTGCTTGTGGGGGAAGAACACAACCTTACCCGTTTTTCCAGCACGCATGAGCTCAAAAGCTTCCTCAAACTTATCGAATCCCTTGTACTTGTGCGTGATTATCGGGTCTAAATTGAGCTTTCCGCTTCTAAGGAGGTTAGAGACGGTGTACCAAGTTTGCCATAGGTGCCTTCCGGTAATTCCATGAACTTCCAATGCCTTGAAGATAACGAGGTTGTTAATGTCGAATGTGACTTCCCTCGGGAAGAGACCCAAAAGACTAACCCTTCCCGCCGGCGTAACCGCCCGTAACCCCTGCTCAAGGGCCTTTGGAGCACCACTGAATTCAAGAAAAACGTCAACTCCATTGCCATCTGTTAGGTCTTTCACTTCCTTAACAACATCCTCTTCCATGGGGTTTATAACCACATCAGCACCCACTTTTTTAGCCAGCTCTCTTCTGAAGTCACTCGGCTCGCTTACTATTACCAGAGAAGCCCCACTTGCCTTCGCTACCGTTATGCCTAGAAGACCTAAGGGTCCAGCACCGGTTATGAGAACAGTCTTACCTGAAATTGGCCCAGCTAAAACTGTATCGACGGCATTACCCAAGGGCTCCTGGAGGGTTGCGTATTCTGGGGGAATCTCCTTTGGATTTTTCCATGCATTCTGGGCTGGGACTATCGCATATTCCGCAAAGACACCATCGGTGTCTACTCCAAATATTTTAGTGTTCTGACAAACATGGTAGTTGCCGGTTTTACATTGGTAGCATTTTCCGCAAACTATATGCGTTTCTGCAGAGATGTAGTCGCCTACTTGAATGTCATCCACTCCTTTTCCAACTTCCACAACCTCTCCAGCGACTTCGTGACCCATTATCTGGGGGGGTTTTATTCTGCTCTGTGCCCATTCATTCCATTCATAGATATGGAGATCGGTTCCGCAGATGCTAGTTGCAAGAACCTTGATGAGGACTTCCCCTTCTTTTGGCTGTGGAACATCAACTTCAACAAGTTCAGCACCGTAAGCGGGCTTAGTTTTCATGATAGCGGTCATTTTTTCGCCCATGGTTACCATCTCCACAGGTTTTTTAACATTAATATCTTCATTGTTTTGTGATATAAAGCTTTTTGTCCCCATAAAATACTTGGCAGTTGGCTTCTTTTTTTCAGAAGGAAAAAGCGAAATTAAGCAACAAAAGGTTTGAAAAAGTTGTGAAACCACCAAAAATTTTAAATACCACCATCATCACAATTAAGATTGCAGATACTTGCTTGGTGGTGTCTGAATTGGAGGATAGGAAATTTGGAAAGAGAAGGATGGACAGAGGAGGCTCAAGACTGCCTCCAGTTAAAGTTGGAGAAAGATACAAGGTAAGGATAGAAGCCCTTGGAAAAGGTGGAGATGGGATAGCAAGAGTTAAGGGCTTTGTGATTTTTGTCCCTAACACAAAAGTGGGGGATGAGGTAGAGATTGTTATAAATTCCGTGAAACAGAAGTTTGCATTCGGAGAAATTATTGGTTGATTCTTTTCCTTTCTTCCCCCCTTATACGAAAATCTTATATTTCATTTTGTAATAGAAGTAGTGTACCTATCACTGCGATGATTTAGCAACTTTGTCACTGATTTAAAGATTGATTATCAAGGAAGTGTGAGTAATGCCGGTTATAATCGTTACCGGGAGAGGGGGAGCTGGTAAAACCACAACCACTGCAAATCTAAGCGTGTATTTTGCTCAAAAGGAGTATAGGACTTTAGCTATAGATGGTGATCTCTTCTTGCCCAATCTCGGCTTCCATTTTGCTTTGGAGAATGTCAACTATACTGTCCATTCCCTTCTCAAAAATCCCGAAGTTGATCCGGAGTGGGCAATCTACAAACACGCAAAGACTGGAGTTAACGTGATGCCCGGTAGTACTAGGCTGCAGGATGTAATAGGTATATCACCCAAAAGATTAAGGGATATCGTCGAGCAGATGAGGTATAAGTTTCCGGTGGTTTTTGTTGATTCTCCCACTGGAATTCCCTTTGATACCCTTCCAACTTTTGAAGTTGCTGACTATCAAATAATAGTTGTTGAAGTTGAAAGATCACCGATTTATTCCTTTGAAACAATGGTGGAGAATGAGATTAACAAGCTTAAGGCAATAGGCGAGGAATATGGGTTAAAGATTGGGGTAGTGCTAAACAAGGTCAGGGAATCGGAAGATGTTATAGACCACATAATAGACGAGATCACTGAAAACGTTGGCCTGCCGGTTGTTGGGGTAATACCATTTGATGAATATGTTCCAGAATCCATAAACGTGGGGATCCCAGTACTTGCATATAAACCAAGAAGCGATGCGGCTATAGCGTTTTATGAGGCCGGAGAGATATTAGAGGAATGGATATTTAAGTAAGGTTAAAAAGATCTGAAATCTCTTTTGGGGGTAGGGAGATGAACTTGGAAGAACTTATCGAAAAGGTAGCCAGTGGAGAAATTAAGCTTCACCAAGTGGAAAAATACACCGGAAGCAAAAGGCTTGCAACTGAGATAAGAAGAAAAGCCCTTGAGAAAAAATTGGGGATATCCCTCAAAAACATCGGGCATTACTCTATCGACCCCGAGGAAGTTATTGGGAAGAACATAGAAAACATGATTGGGGTTGTCCAGATACCAATGGGAGTGGCCGGGCCCTTAAAGATAAATGGTGAATATGCCAAAGGGGAGTTCTATATTCCCTTGGCGACAACTGAAGGAGCATTGGTTGCAAGCGTTAATAGAGGGTGCTCAGCTTTAACTGCCGCAGGCGGTGTGAAAACAACCATAATCGACGACAAAATGACAAGGGCGCCTCTTTTAAAATGCCCCGATGCAAGAAGGGCTAGAGAAGTTGCCCAATGGGTCGAAGAAAACCTCGAATATCTCCAAGAGAAAGCGGTTTCAAAAGTAACTAGGCATGGAAAGCTTAGGGGAGTTAAGCCATACATCGTCGGCAACAATCTCTATTTGAGGTTTGAGTTCGAGACAGGCGATGCCATGGGAATGAACATGGTCACGATAGCAAGTGAAGAGATAATGAAGGTTATCGAAGAACACTTCCCGGATGTTAAGTACCTAGCCCTTTCTGGAAACCTCTGCGTTGATAAGAAGCCCAACGCAATGAATTTCATCAACGGAAGGGGAAAAACAGTGATAGCCGAGGCGATCATTCCAAGGGAGATCGTGGAGAAAAAGCTCAAGACAACGCCGGAACTCATAGCGGAAGTAAACTATAGGAAAAATCTCGTAGGCTCAGCCCAGGCTGGAAGTTATGGATTCAACGCCCATTTTGGAAACATTGTGGGGGCAATATTCTTAGCAACTGGCCAGGATGAAGCCCAAATAACCGAAGGCTCCCATGGAATAACCCTTGCAGAGGTCACTCCTGAGGGGGATTTATACATAAGCATAACAATGCCGAGCCTCGAAATCGGAACAGTGGGGGGAGGAACGAGAGTTCCTACGCAGAGGGAAGCATTAAGCATCATGGGCGTTGCTGGCGGTGGAGAGCCAGCAGGAACAAATGCAAAGAAGTTTGCGGAGATTGTTGCAGGTGCAGTATTAGCGGGAGAGCTCTCTTTGTTGGCAGCTATAGCGGCAAAGCACCTAGCAAAAG comes from Thermococcus litoralis DSM 5473 and encodes:
- a CDS encoding UbiD family decarboxylase, whose amino-acid sequence is MIQEILNQFHDELIIVEKPVSKKFEITSYLLQHKTKPVLFKDVDGWEVAGNIWSTRERIARYLGIKREELIHFIMEAIENPRPYKEAKTAEFFKNSTKDFSLKELPVPHYFPKDGGQYFTSAIYIAKDENGFVNLSYHRTMVRDEKTGTVRLVPRHLYAMWKDKAEHSEELDVRIIVGNPIHILLAAATSPPYGVSELSIASSMSEIAFGKPLEVVDLNGIPVPVESEFVFEAKILPELDKEGPFVDITGTYDIVREQPVVVFEKMYHVENPIFHALLSSGYEHYMLMGLPKEPQIYKSVKQVVPKVHGVRLTEGGCMWLHAVVSITKQHDGDGKNAILAAFSGHPSLKYVVVVDEDINIYDDKEIEWAVATRFQADKDLVVIPNARGSSLDPSGEKGFTAKWGIDATKPLGKKEEFERARL
- a CDS encoding DEAD/DEAH box helicase, with translation MKTVVLRIPDKSALVYIEKADPKIYFMIYEELTYRKSFGKWEKPESLYDPHTKSFPVGLIPRVKKLLNSKGYRIRVIDERKIEGVEINATWNEEYKLRKYQEKAVKKALKSGMGVLALPVGSGKTIIGLRIIYELNLSALVVVHTKELLYQWAENIRRVLGIEPGLVGDNNWIEKPVTVAMIQTLLSRGVDKLQLPYAVVVFDECHRTSAAEKFYELGISLPQRFRFGLSATPWRRIKGEELKIEGAIGPIIYEVKAEDLIKEKFLAKPRFKVIEYESSMPPLAERYKELYEEIIMENEERNKAIVETAYKLAKQGHRVLIDVKRIEHGKILVEMLKKKGINAEFLSSQSPNRWEIFEKFKNGEINVLVSTLLKEGVDIPEISAIILAGGGKSDIMTIQTIGRALRPKGGSGAVIVDVKDEDPLLFTHFIERQKALRQYYGRYYDKELEKLIKT
- the truA gene encoding tRNA pseudouridine(38-40) synthase TruA; its protein translation is MRVALKIAYDGRRFYGFQRQPNLRTVEAEIIRVLTKLGIIENPKDANFKGASRTDRGVSAFGNVVAFNTFKPELTSPRILNHHLRDVWVLGRAQVPEDFHPRFWSKGKVYRYYLLNEGFDIEKMKSCAEIFVGVHDFSNFAKLEEDKNPIRKIDRIEVLQRGKVITVEVEGESFLWEMVRRIITALKLCASGALSIEEVKRMLEEEVDKKLPPAPPENLVLWEVKYDEIFFEKDPYAVEKAKREFFERFAQHLITASIFEDWFTSL
- the pheT gene encoding phenylalanine--tRNA ligase subunit beta, which translates into the protein MPKFDVAKHDLERLIGKEFTIEEWEDLFLYAKCELDDVWEHEGKIYFKADAKDTNRPDLWSAEGIARQVKWALGMAKGLPKYKIEKSDVVVYVDEKLKDIRPYGVYAIVENLELDEEALRQIIQLQEKVALTFGRRRREVAIGTFDFDKLKPPFYYKAVEPDKIRFIPLNSDREMSADEILEEHEKGKEYGHLIKGKIYYPLLVDREGNVLSMPPVINSETHGKVTEETKSIFIDITGWDLNKIMLALNVIVTALAERGGKIRSVKVVYKDFEIETPDLTPKEFEVDLGYIKRLTGVELSDEEIKDLLERMMYEVEIFDGKAKLKYPAFRDDIMHARDVLEDVLIAYGYNNIVPEEPKLAVQGKGDDFIEFENAVRDLMVGFGLQEVMTFNLTNKEAQFDKMNISEEEIVEIENPISQKWSALRKWLLPSLMEFLSQNTHEEYPQKIFEVGKVTLIDESRETKTVSESKLAVALAHPKVTFTEAKEILDSLMRHLGAEYELKEIEHGSFIPGRVGEIIVDGKSVGIIGEIHPQVLENWGIEMPIAAFEIFLRPFYKGSFL
- a CDS encoding iron-containing alcohol dehydrogenase, encoding MLWESRLPINQVFELRCRTIDYFGVGAINKFYDIAKDLKENRDIDKVLLVTGKSSYKKCGAWDVIKPALEKYGIEYVHYDKVGPNPTVDMIDEAKEMGVEFGAQAVIGIGGGSPIDTAKSVAILLEYPDKTGKDLYEFKFKPTKAKPIIAINTTHGTGTEVDRFAVASILEKEYKPAIAYDFIYPLYAIDDPALMTKLPANQTRYVTIDALNHVNEAATTKATNPYSILLAQETVRLISKYLPAALAHPENLQARYYLLYASAIAGISFDNGLLHFTHALEHPLSAVKPDLPHGLGLAMLLPAVVKHIYPATAEILAEVYRPIAPEAKGYPGEAEFVAKRIEQWLFSIGIKEKLTDVGFGEDDIDKLTKLAMETPGLDGLLAMAPVEANEDVIRAIYRDSLYPLSE
- the pheS gene encoding phenylalanine--tRNA ligase subunit alpha; this encodes MELSYQEKLTLIKLRDLKKAKFEDLVKETGLDQVAVMRAVLWLQSKGLAKLHERQKRIVRITELGRKYAKIGLPERRALKLLVERGKVSLDELKEVLSEDELKPIVGILRREGWANVRKEDGKLVLEVTEKGRTAISEERPIDKALKILAEKGEVEAKELEKLIPIKELKSRKIGEEDTKAEREVEITEEGMKLAGSGLELKEEVSVLTPELIKSGEWRKVEFKRFNIQAPVRRVYPGKKQPYRVFLDKIRRKLIEMGFIEMTAESLIETQFWNFDALFQPQNHPARDWTDTYQLKYPKYGSLPDEELVEKVRASHEHGWTTGSRGWGYKWDPRMAMLLMPRAHATALSARQLGEGVQIPGKYFAIQRVFRPDVLDRTHLIEFNQVDGFVVDESLTFKHLLGILKRFAVEIAGAKKVKFLPDYYPFTEPSVQMSAYHEELGWVEFGGAGIFREEMTKPLGIDVPVIAWGIGIDRLAMFKLGIDDIRYLFSYDLKWLREAKLIW
- the tdh gene encoding L-threonine 3-dehydrogenase, translating into MGEKMTAIMKTKPAYGAELVEVDVPQPKEGEVLIKVLATSICGTDLHIYEWNEWAQSRIKPPQIMGHEVAGEVVEVGKGVDDIQVGDYISAETHIVCGKCYQCKTGNYHVCQNTKIFGVDTDGVFAEYAIVPAQNAWKNPKEIPPEYATLQEPLGNAVDTVLAGPISGKTVLITGAGPLGLLGITVAKASGASLVIVSEPSDFRRELAKKVGADVVINPMEEDVVKEVKDLTDGNGVDVFLEFSGAPKALEQGLRAVTPAGRVSLLGLFPREVTFDINNLVIFKALEVHGITGRHLWQTWYTVSNLLRSGKLNLDPIITHKYKGFDKFEEAFELMRAGKTGKVVFFPHKH
- a CDS encoding TRAM domain-containing protein; translation: MDRGGSRLPPVKVGERYKVRIEALGKGGDGIARVKGFVIFVPNTKVGDEVEIVINSVKQKFAFGEIIG
- a CDS encoding MinD/ParA family ATP-binding protein, which codes for MPVIIVTGRGGAGKTTTTANLSVYFAQKEYRTLAIDGDLFLPNLGFHFALENVNYTVHSLLKNPEVDPEWAIYKHAKTGVNVMPGSTRLQDVIGISPKRLRDIVEQMRYKFPVVFVDSPTGIPFDTLPTFEVADYQIIVVEVERSPIYSFETMVENEINKLKAIGEEYGLKIGVVLNKVRESEDVIDHIIDEITENVGLPVVGVIPFDEYVPESINVGIPVLAYKPRSDAAIAFYEAGEILEEWIFK